The sequence TATATTCCCTATATTTTCTATCTCTTCCATAGCATTATCTAATAAGTTCCCTAATATTTCTACAACTTCATACTTTTCTAATGGATACTTGGGTATATAATCATTTATTTTGAAATCAAAATTAATACCTTTCTCTTTAATAACATTCTTTTTGTTGTATATGATTGCTGTTAATATGCTATCATTAATATTTAATAAATAGTCCATAGGCCTATCCCTTTTAATTAGTTTATCAAGGTATTCTTTCATTTCTTTATTTGTATCTAAAGCCACCTCTTCAGCAAACTCGTATATTACATTAAGATGATTCTTAAAATCATGCTGTCTTTGTCTTACTTCATCAACTAGGCCTTCCAAATAAGGCAAATAGGTTTCATGTGTACTAATTACCTTTTTTTGTTGTATAATCTTTACTCGTTGAAACATAAAGTAAAAATTTATAATGCCCCATAATATAATAATAACTATAATTAGTGGGAAGTATGTAATCATAAACCCTCTATCCACTCTCCATATTGCCATAGATATTAACGCACATAAGAAAATATTCAAAAGTATACTTAATGTCAATTGGGTATATTTTATATATAGCCTTTGTATGCTTTTTAACAAATTTTTCTTATCTATAAAATACATTGTAATCAATAGTCCTAAATTAACAGTTAACCCTCTTGAAAAATCATTCTCTACTGTAAAAAATGAATATATATATGTATAAAATACTTGTAGGATAATTACCATTGCATGGGCTAAGAAAAACTCAAAAAATAGGTTTTTAATATTCACTCGATACACATAAATAAAGAAAAGAAATATGACAAAAAAATTCATTGAAATTGTTATCCATACCTCTGGATTTATAACCAAAAGGGTGACATTTAATAGTACAAAAGTAATGGGAAAAAGTAATTTCTTTATAAAAGCAGCATGCCTTACACTATCATTAAGTGCACTCCAGGCTAATAAGATTGATGATGCTTCTAAAAAAGTAAATAAGGTTGGATAATACCATCCCTTCATATTTATTTCTTCCTTTCACATTAATATTCTTTATTAGACATAATTCAATTATATTTCTTTTTCTCAGATTCAAGTTGTTCTAAGAAAGCATCCTTAAAATTATTGCTTATAAAAGCAGGTTGGTTATAGGAAACAAAATATACTAACCAAGAATTTCTATCGACTTTTTCCACCTCAATGACTTTCTTTATATTAATAATATAAGATTTATGCGTTTTCATAAAATAACTTTTGCTAATCTCTTGTAAAATATCTTTCATGGTCATATTAGGAACAATGTGTAACCCATTTACTGTATGTATAATACAATTCCTTTTTTGTGATTCTATAAAAAGTATGTCATCAACTTTTACTTTTATAATGCAATTTTTAAGTTTAAAGTATATATTATCCTCTTCTTTTGATGGCTCATCTACTTTAATCCCTTTTAGCAATCTATTAGCAATTTCAATAACTTCTTTTGATTCATAAGGTTTTTCTATAAAATCATAACAATGATACTGCTTAAATGATTGTAATTGATATGCAATATGCGTTGTTATAATAACCATAAAAGTTAATTCATACTTAGGAATTGATCTTATTATTTCTGCAATTTTCAAACCTGATATATCAGGCAATTGTATATCTAAAAAAAATAAATCTATATTATGGCTATTGAATATTTTCACAGCTTCTTTACCAGTAGCTGCTTCAAAAATATTTGCTTCATATTTGGCTTGTCTTAGTATTCTTACAAGCTTTCGTCTTTGTTGTTCTTGATCTTCAACAACCAATATATTAATCATGTTCTCCCCCAAAAAAACTTAATTATTTATTGTTATAATTTTATCATTGGTTTTCATAAACTTCAATATTTTTTCCTTAATATCAATTTTTTCTTACTTTAATTCAATGCCTTTTTCAGTAATTTTAATTTTTTCATTTTTTAATAAGCGTCCAACTGCTCTTTTATATGCTTTTTTACTTATATTTAATTGTAACTTTATTTCCTCAGGAGGGCTATTGTCACTCAGATTCAATTGTCCCCCATTGGCTTCTAATTTTTTAATAATCATGTCTGCATCATCATCCATTTGCAAATATGCTTTCTCTCGCAAACTAATATTTAATTTTCCATCTTCACGGACTTCTGTTACACGACCTTCAACTTCATCTCCAACTTTTAGATTTATAAGTTCATTTTTTTGAATAAGCCCTTGATATTTTAAATCAATTGCGACAAAAGCCCCAAAGCTTTCTTTAATATCATATATGTTTCCTTTAATAGCATCATCCTTATCATATGGTGATTGACTCTCTAAATACTTATACAAATCCATAGTTGCACATAGCCTATCACTTTTATCAATATATAATGCTACAGGATATTCTTTACCTTCTTTTACCTTTACTGTTTGTTCTTTAAATGGAAGCAATAGATCTTTTTCTAAGCCCCAATCTAAAAATGCACCAATAGGTGTTACTTCAACAACCTTTAGAACCTTTATTTCCTTCAGAAATATTTTAGGCTCATTTGTTGTAGCGATTATTCTATCTTTTGAATCCTTGTATATGAAGACTTCAATCTCGTCCCCTTCTGCAATATCACTTGGCACTTGTTTTTTAGGCAGCAATACTTCTTGTGAGTTTTTATCATCTGTTAAATAAACCCCTATTTCTGATTTTCTGTTGATTATTAATTTTTGTTTAAGTCCTAACGCTATCATTTTTTATCACCTCTAAATTATTATGGTAGTTAAAAACTATATTTATTCGATTATATAAATCAATATTATGACAAAAAATATCTTTATCTTTCTTATACTTTTTATTTAACCTTCAAATTATAAGTCTTATGTTCCATTTTATTACATTTTCACCCAAAAATCTACTACCATCCTCTAATTTATGGAATCAAACTAATTATCACCATAGCAATTGAATTTAGGTAATGCTATAATACACTTATACACACTTCCTTATTCATAATTCACAATAATAAAACTCTTAAACTAAATAGGTGATTGCTATGTTAAAATTAACTACCCTTCTGGCATTTGATACTATTGTAATTCAATGTCATGATAACCCTGATGTTGATTCAATTGCATCTGGATTTGCATTATATACTTATTTTAAAAGTCATAATAAATTAGTACGCTTAATCTATAGTGGCCGTTTCATTATATCAAAGCCTAATTTAATAGATATGATTGAAGCATTGAATATTCCCATTGAATACGTTAAAGAACTACAAATAGATGGCTTATTACTAACTATAGATTGTCAATACGGTGCAGGCAATGTGAAAAAATTAATCGCTAATAACGTAGCCATTATTGACCACCATCAAGTAGAGATTGCTAATATACCTTTATCCGAAATCAGACCCTATTTAGGGAGTTGCTCTACTTTGGTATGGGATCTTTTAAGAGATGAAGGCTTCGATATAAACCTTCATCAAAATGTATCTACTGCCTTATATTATGGTTTATTTTGTGATACCAATAATTTTGCTGAGATATCCCACCCCTTAGATAAAGATATGAGGGATAATATCTACTACGACTATAATTTAATTCGCAAACTTAAAAACTCTAACCTTACACTTAACGACTTAGAAATTGCCGGTATCGCCCTTATAAAATGTTTTCACGACCCAACCTATAATTTTGCTATATTTAAAGCCCATCCTTGTGACCCTAATATTTTAGGCTTTATTAGTGACCTTGCCTTACAAGTGAATACTATTGATTTATGTATTGTTTATAATTTGTCTGCAAATGGTTATAAATTTTCTGTTCGTAGTTGTGTTAAAGAAATTATGGCAAGTGATATGGCCTCTTATTTATGTGAAAATATTGGTTCGGGAGGTGGTCACTTGGAAAAAGCTGGAGGCTTTATAAACATTAGTAGCTATACTGATAAATATCCTAGTGTTAATATTGATTCTTTCTTCTTAAATAGAATTAAATCCTATTATGACAGCTATGAAATTCTTTTTAGTGATAGTATAAATATGGATTATAAGGAAATGACGCTTTATAAAAAGCATAATATCTCTATTGGTTATGTTAAATCCTCAATGATTTATATCGAAGGCACACCACTATTAATTAGAACCATCGAAGGTGACATTGATATTTATTCTTCTGAGTATATTTATTTAATGATCGATCTGAATGGAGATGTATCTCCCATTACTAAAAATGAGTTTGAGAATAAATATCTGCCTACTGATGAGCCCTTTACTTTAGATATTGACTATTTTCCCTCAGTTAAAATTATTGAAAGTAATGAAATTATTAACTTAAAATCCTATGCAAAGTCTTGTATTCCAAGAAATGAATCTTATGCTTATATAAAGAAATTAAACAAAAATATAAAACTCTTTACCAAACGAGATAGTTATAAATATATGTCTGGTAGCAAAGAAGATTATATTGCCATTGATAAAGATAATCCTTCACAAGTATATATCATAACTAAAGAAGGGCTACAATTAAATTACACAAAAGTATAATAATAAAAAACAATAATTGCATTGCGGTTATTGTTTTTTTATTTTAAGTAATTGATATTTATATGTATTTTTATAGAATAAATCCCTCCTGAGATGATAATAATCTAGATAAATTTCAATACTAATGGATAATGAAATAGAAAGGATGCTAAAATGAATACAAATTTCAAAAGACTTCCTAAACATATTGGTATCATTCCTGATGGTAATCGAAGATGGGCAAGTGATCAAAACAAAGGAAAGCATGAAGGTTACCAATTTGGTATTGACCCAGGCTTTAATCTATATGAACTTTGTCTTGAATTAGGGATTAACGAATTGACTTTTTATGGCTTTACTCAAGACAATACAAAACGTCCAAAAATTCAAACTGAAGCATTTCAAAAAGCCTGTGTTGATGCCGTTATAAAATTAGCCAATAGAGATGCTAACCTTTTGGTTATTGGTAATACTGATTCTACCGTTTTCCCAAAAGACTTATTACCCTTTGCTAACAAACGTGTTTCTTTTGGAAAAGGTCTTATAAATATTAATTTTCTTGTAAATTATGGATGGCACTGGGACCTTGAATATTCAAAAACAAAAGAAAGGAATGAAGAAGGAAATTTATACAATACTATTGCATCCTCAGATATATCTAGAATAGATTTAATAATAAGATGGGGTGGAAGAAGAAGATTAAGCGGCTTTTTACCAGTACAATCTGTTTACTCAGACTTTTATATACTCGATGACTATTGGCCTGATTTTAAATCAGATCACTTATACAAAGCATTAGATTGGTACCAAACTCAAGACGTTACCTTAGGTGGATAGATAGAAAGCCTACAAAAATTGTGGGCTTTCTATTGCATATTATAGCCTTTTATTTTTTAAACAATCCATAACCTCCATAGACAGGTTTTACTTCATTCACAGTTATAACCACATCTGGTTGAAGATTTCTAATTAATTGTATTGCTTTTTCAGTTCTTTTTCTTTTTATATGCATTATTAAAACATGTCTTTTATAATGCATTCCTTCACCTAGTACAACAGTAACTGCAAATCCATTGTCTCTAAGTTCTTTTGTAAGTTTTATACCATCTTCTTCCTTCACAATGGTTTCTAAACGAACCGTTCCAAATCCTAATTTTTGCTCGAAAATAGTACCAACATAATTACCCACTGCAAAACCAAGGGAATAAATAAGAACTTTAAATGGATCAGAAGTAACATCTGCTAAAACTGTAGAAATTAAAATAATCCATATAATAACCTCAAAAAACCCTATAATTGCACCTTTTAGTTTTTCGCCTTTTGTAATCAATACAATTCTTGTTGTTGCCAATGTAACTTCAAAGACTTTAACAACAAAAATGAGAAGATAAATTAAAATGTTTACTAGCATAAAAACACTTCCTTCATAGAAATGACCTAAGGTAGTCAATTATTCTAAATCTTGTAACCAATAGATATTTTTATTCTATCATAATTATAACCATTAACCAAGTTTTAATAAGCAATTGGTTCACAACAATATTATATTTGATGAAATTGCAATGACAAAACTATTTTTTTCAGATATAATAGAATAGATTTGTTTTTTTTGGTAATTATTACTAAGTAATTGTTACTTTATTATCTATAATTTTTAGCTGACTAATTTATAGTATTGTTTAATTTTTATTGTTAATAATTATAATATAAAGATACAGGAGTGAGTATAAATGAAAAGTATTGGATTGTGTATAGGGGCATCCACTGTGAGTTTTGTTTTAACAAAAAAAGACAATAATGACATACATATATTAGAGTCAAAGTCTATCCCTCATGAAGGTCATCCACTAAAGATTCTAAAACATATTTTTGATGATTATGATTTAAAAAACATTGATAGAGTTGCCGTGACAGGTCGTAAATTCAAAAACTTAGTTACTGCTTCTACCTTATCAGAACCAGAGGCTGTTGAGTATGCCTTTAGATTCCAAAAAAAATCTTATGATAATGTTAATCTTATCTTAAGTGCTGGTGGAGAAACCTTTATGGTATATGAGCTAGACAGAGATGGTCGCATCATTGATGTCCTTACCGGTAATAAATGTGCATCAGGAACTGGAGAGTTTTTCTTACAGCAAATTAAAAGAATGGGCCTTTCAATAGATGAAGCAATGAGTAGCCCTTCTAATGACAGTTATAAAGTAGCTGGTAGATGTTCTGTTTTTTGCAAAAGCGATTGTACCCATGCACTTAACAAAGGTACGCCTAAAGAAAATGTTATTGGTGGCCTTTGCGATATGATGGGAAAAAAATTATATGAACTCTTAAAAAATCACGACACTAAAAGAGCTTTAATCATTGGGGGTACTTCTAGAAATAGTAAAATGGTTAGCTTTTTAACTAATAAAATGGACCAATTGTATGTTCCAAATTATTCATACTGTTATGAGGCCCTTGGGACCGCTTTATGGGCTTTAGAAAATGAAACAAAACCAGTAGATGGCTTAGATACATTTTTAAACAACAAACATTCCTCCTTTTCTTTCCTAGAGGATTTAAAAAACTATGAATCCTATGTTGAGTTTAAAAGTACAGCAAACTCTGAGGCTAAAGAAAATGATGTTTGTATTTTAGGTTTAGATGTAGGCTCTACCACTACTAAAGCAGTAATCATTAGACAGTCTGACCAAGCAATACTTGCCAGCTGTTACTTACGTACAAATGGCGATCCAATAGAAGCTTCTAAAAACTGCTATAAAGATTTACAATCACAATTAAATAATCCTGTCAGTATTATTGGTTTAGGGGTTACAGGTTCAGGACGTCAGATTGCTGGATTGCATGCTTTAACACCATCTGTTATGAATGAAATTATTGCCCATGCAACAGCTGCTATTTATTTTGATCCAGAAGTAGATACCATCTTTGAAATTGGTGGTCAAGATGCTAAATACACTTATATTACAAATGGTGTGCCATCTGATTATGCAATGAATGAAGCTTGTTCAGCAGGAACAGGTTCTTTCTTAGAAGAAGCTGCAAAAGAATCTTTAGATATTGAAATGACTGCTATTGAAAAATATGCTTTAAACAGTAAAAAACCACCTAATTTTAGTGACCAATGCTCTGCTTTTATAAGTAGTGATATAAAAAGTGCTATACAAGAAGGCATCAGTGTAGAAGATATTACTGCAGGATTGGTGTATTCCATTTGTATGAATTACTCCAATCGTGTAAAAGGTAGTCGACCAGTTGGCAAAAAAATATTTATGCAAGGTGGGGTTTGCTATAATAAAGCTGTTCCAATTGCTATGGCTGCTATGACAGGAAAACACATTATTGTACCGCCAAATCCTGGATTAATGGGGGCTTTTGGCGCTGCTTTAGAAGTTAAAAATAAAATTGATTTAGGATTGATTAGTCCTATGTCTTTTGACTTAGATGACTTGTCTTCTAGAGATGTTTCTTATAAAGAACCTTTTGTTTGTGCTGGCGGTAAAGAAAAATGTGATCGCAAATGTAATATTAATAGAATTATCATACAAGGTAGAGTGTACCCTTTCGGTGGCGCTTGTAATTTATATGAACGTACTTTTGTAGAAGAAAAGAAAAAAGATTATGAAATCACTAATTATGTTGCTCATAGAGAACATCTTGTTTTTGAAAAATACAGTGTTTCTTATGGTGAACGTATTGATGAGGTTCAAAACAAAAAAATTGGTATGTTAAACTCTTTATTAACCAATAGTCTGTACCCCATGTATTATAATTTCTTCTATTCTTTAGGATATGATATTGTACTTCCTAAAAATGTTGATGAAGATGGTTTTGAACAAAAAAGTTCTGCTTTTTGTTACCCTGTAGAATTATCACATGGTCTCTTTGGCTCATTGTTAAAAGAGAAAGATGTTGACAAGATATTTTTACCACATGTTAAATCCTTTCCTGTAAAAAACAGTGATGATGTAACTGTGACTTGCCCTTTTGTTCAAGGTGAACCTTATTATTTACAATCTGCCTTTAAAGACTCTATTGATAAAGAAATAATAAGTCCTGTTTTAGACTTTAATAGTGCTTATTCCACTCAAAAAGAAATTTTTATAAAAATTGGTGTAAATCTAGGTCATAAAAAAAATGTGGTGGAAAAAGCTTTTGATATAGCAATAAACGCTCAATTATCATTTCATAATGAGTGTCAAGAAACTGGTAAGGCTTTTCTTGAAGACTTAGAAAGAAATCCAGATGAAACGGCTATTGTATTATTTGGAAGGCCATATAATGCCTTTACAAAAATTGCAAATATGGGCATCCCTCATAAATTTGCTTCTAGAAATTATAGAATCATTCCACATGATTTCTTACCATCTGCCCAAGAGTACAGCTTGGAAAATATGTACTGGGCTATGGGTCAATTAATAATGAAAGCTTCTCGTTTTGTTGAGAAACATCCACAATTATTTGGATCATTTATTACAAACTTTAGCTGTGGACCTGATTCATTTGTTATTGGTTATTTTAGAAATATTATGGGTAAAAAACCATCCTTAACCCTTGAATTAGATAGTCATACTGCTGATGCAGGGATTGATACAAGGATTGAAGCCTTCTTAGATATTATTAAAAGCTATAAGTTATTACAAAAACAACCTCTTATGATGGCTATGGAAGACTATTCTCCAGCTAGAACAATTGTAGAAAAT comes from Natranaerovirga pectinivora and encodes:
- a CDS encoding acyl-CoA dehydratase activase, giving the protein MKSIGLCIGASTVSFVLTKKDNNDIHILESKSIPHEGHPLKILKHIFDDYDLKNIDRVAVTGRKFKNLVTASTLSEPEAVEYAFRFQKKSYDNVNLILSAGGETFMVYELDRDGRIIDVLTGNKCASGTGEFFLQQIKRMGLSIDEAMSSPSNDSYKVAGRCSVFCKSDCTHALNKGTPKENVIGGLCDMMGKKLYELLKNHDTKRALIIGGTSRNSKMVSFLTNKMDQLYVPNYSYCYEALGTALWALENETKPVDGLDTFLNNKHSSFSFLEDLKNYESYVEFKSTANSEAKENDVCILGLDVGSTTTKAVIIRQSDQAILASCYLRTNGDPIEASKNCYKDLQSQLNNPVSIIGLGVTGSGRQIAGLHALTPSVMNEIIAHATAAIYFDPEVDTIFEIGGQDAKYTYITNGVPSDYAMNEACSAGTGSFLEEAAKESLDIEMTAIEKYALNSKKPPNFSDQCSAFISSDIKSAIQEGISVEDITAGLVYSICMNYSNRVKGSRPVGKKIFMQGGVCYNKAVPIAMAAMTGKHIIVPPNPGLMGAFGAALEVKNKIDLGLISPMSFDLDDLSSRDVSYKEPFVCAGGKEKCDRKCNINRIIIQGRVYPFGGACNLYERTFVEEKKKDYEITNYVAHREHLVFEKYSVSYGERIDEVQNKKIGMLNSLLTNSLYPMYYNFFYSLGYDIVLPKNVDEDGFEQKSSAFCYPVELSHGLFGSLLKEKDVDKIFLPHVKSFPVKNSDDVTVTCPFVQGEPYYLQSAFKDSIDKEIISPVLDFNSAYSTQKEIFIKIGVNLGHKKNVVEKAFDIAINAQLSFHNECQETGKAFLEDLERNPDETAIVLFGRPYNAFTKIANMGIPHKFASRNYRIIPHDFLPSAQEYSLENMYWAMGQLIMKASRFVEKHPQLFGSFITNFSCGPDSFVIGYFRNIMGKKPSLTLELDSHTADAGIDTRIEAFLDIIKSYKLLQKQPLMMAMEDYSPARTIVENDNLFIIDSNNNKYPLNHPKVHVLIPSMGDIGSKLLAATFRHVGIKATAVTTPTDEEMKTGRAHSSCKECIPLMLTIGSLINYLDTREKEDELLVYFMPDTSGPCRFGQYNILMKQVIEKRKIKDVALFSLTSENSYAGLGTKFVLRAWQSVIISDILDDIYSAILVLSKDPIDGLYKYHKVCENILLSVEKNSWKDLKAVLEKTAKELESIPRKQEIGSSIKVGLVGEIYVRRDHFSRQRLVERLAEKDIIVKVSPIAEWIYYCDYLVKNKISTKATFKDQFRTKLQSYFKVNVEKSVKKIFATTGLYEYHLIDVDEIIDSVKDIISPMLTGEAILTTGAAITEIVEQVDGVISIGPFGCMPGRIAEALISDNLDRRKEQVSHDKLMVRKIQERFPKLPFLAIEVDGNVLPQVTEAKLESFCLQVKRVNDEIQTYKNKDYVTASNNK
- a CDS encoding CvfB family protein produces the protein MIALGLKQKLIINRKSEIGVYLTDDKNSQEVLLPKKQVPSDIAEGDEIEVFIYKDSKDRIIATTNEPKIFLKEIKVLKVVEVTPIGAFLDWGLEKDLLLPFKEQTVKVKEGKEYPVALYIDKSDRLCATMDLYKYLESQSPYDKDDAIKGNIYDIKESFGAFVAIDLKYQGLIQKNELINLKVGDEVEGRVTEVREDGKLNISLREKAYLQMDDDADMIIKKLEANGGQLNLSDNSPPEEIKLQLNISKKAYKRAVGRLLKNEKIKITEKGIELK
- a CDS encoding DUF2179 domain-containing protein produces the protein MLVNILIYLLIFVVKVFEVTLATTRIVLITKGEKLKGAIIGFFEVIIWIILISTVLADVTSDPFKVLIYSLGFAVGNYVGTIFEQKLGFGTVRLETIVKEEDGIKLTKELRDNGFAVTVVLGEGMHYKRHVLIMHIKRKRTEKAIQLIRNLQPDVVITVNEVKPVYGGYGLFKK
- a CDS encoding sensor histidine kinase gives rise to the protein MKGWYYPTLFTFLEASSILLAWSALNDSVRHAAFIKKLLFPITFVLLNVTLLVINPEVWITISMNFFVIFLFFIYVYRVNIKNLFFEFFLAHAMVIILQVFYTYIYSFFTVENDFSRGLTVNLGLLITMYFIDKKNLLKSIQRLYIKYTQLTLSILLNIFLCALISMAIWRVDRGFMITYFPLIIVIIILWGIINFYFMFQRVKIIQQKKVISTHETYLPYLEGLVDEVRQRQHDFKNHLNVIYEFAEEVALDTNKEMKEYLDKLIKRDRPMDYLLNINDSILTAIIYNKKNVIKEKGINFDFKINDYIPKYPLEKYEVVEILGNLLDNAMEEIENIGNIDHKNIALTLGTYEDKSIIEVKNTRNANKPIELDKIFDRGFSTKEGKNRGYGLYNVKKIVNYYNGKIELSLDNEDIIFRLLF
- a CDS encoding DHH family phosphoesterase gives rise to the protein MLKLTTLLAFDTIVIQCHDNPDVDSIASGFALYTYFKSHNKLVRLIYSGRFIISKPNLIDMIEALNIPIEYVKELQIDGLLLTIDCQYGAGNVKKLIANNVAIIDHHQVEIANIPLSEIRPYLGSCSTLVWDLLRDEGFDINLHQNVSTALYYGLFCDTNNFAEISHPLDKDMRDNIYYDYNLIRKLKNSNLTLNDLEIAGIALIKCFHDPTYNFAIFKAHPCDPNILGFISDLALQVNTIDLCIVYNLSANGYKFSVRSCVKEIMASDMASYLCENIGSGGGHLEKAGGFINISSYTDKYPSVNIDSFFLNRIKSYYDSYEILFSDSINMDYKEMTLYKKHNISIGYVKSSMIYIEGTPLLIRTIEGDIDIYSSEYIYLMIDLNGDVSPITKNEFENKYLPTDEPFTLDIDYFPSVKIIESNEIINLKSYAKSCIPRNESYAYIKKLNKNIKLFTKRDSYKYMSGSKEDYIAIDKDNPSQVYIITKEGLQLNYTKV
- a CDS encoding undecaprenyl diphosphate synthase family protein, producing MNTNFKRLPKHIGIIPDGNRRWASDQNKGKHEGYQFGIDPGFNLYELCLELGINELTFYGFTQDNTKRPKIQTEAFQKACVDAVIKLANRDANLLVIGNTDSTVFPKDLLPFANKRVSFGKGLININFLVNYGWHWDLEYSKTKERNEEGNLYNTIASSDISRIDLIIRWGGRRRLSGFLPVQSVYSDFYILDDYWPDFKSDHLYKALDWYQTQDVTLGG
- a CDS encoding LytR/AlgR family response regulator transcription factor, with amino-acid sequence MINILVVEDQEQQRRKLVRILRQAKYEANIFEAATGKEAVKIFNSHNIDLFFLDIQLPDISGLKIAEIIRSIPKYELTFMVIITTHIAYQLQSFKQYHCYDFIEKPYESKEVIEIANRLLKGIKVDEPSKEEDNIYFKLKNCIIKVKVDDILFIESQKRNCIIHTVNGLHIVPNMTMKDILQEISKSYFMKTHKSYIINIKKVIEVEKVDRNSWLVYFVSYNQPAFISNNFKDAFLEQLESEKKKYN